The Stenotrophomonas maltophilia genome segment CCGAGATTGAACGCATCGTCGGCCTGGTGCCGGACAGCTGGCTGGTCCACGAGCCGGCGTTCGACAGCCCCCAAGCCTACCGCCAGGGTTACATCGATTATCTCAAGCACCGCCTGAAAGTGCGTGCGGTGTTCGTGCAGGAGGCCATCCGTGCCCACGCTGCACACGTATGACTATGCGGTCATCCGCGTGGTACCGCGGGTGGAACGCGAGGAGTTCATCAACGTCGGGGTGATCGTCTCCTGCCCTGGCGCGCGCCATCTGGAAGCGGCCATCGAGATCGATCCTGCGCGCCTGCGTGCCTTCGCGCCGGCGTTGGACCAGGAGGCGCTGCAACCATGGCTGGATGCGATCGTGGCCATCTGCCGCGGCGACGCCAGCGCCGGGCCGATCGCGCAACTGCCCGCGCGTGCCCGCTTCCACTTCCTTACCGCCAAGCGCAGCTCGATCGTGCAGATGTCGAGCACGCATGTGGGCCGCACGGCGGACCCTGCGGGTGTGGTGGAACACTTGATGACGAAGATGGTGCGGGTGCCGGCACCTAACGCGTAGCGGCGACTGGTAGAGTCGACTGTTAGTCGACTAACGCACGCAGTGCGGGCTCTTCGGCGGCATTGATTAAGGCAGTCGACTAACAGTCGACTCTACCGGGTCGACTCTGCCCGGTCGACTCTGCCCGGCTGACTCTGCCCGGTCGGTTCCATCACCATGCGCGTTCGCCTGCCGACTCAAGCTCGCTCAACGGCCAGCGGCACCATCCGTACGGATGGTCACCGATCTGCGCGGCAAGACCGGCTCGAACGGGATTTGCCAGAATGTAGCAAGCGTGCCTGTGCAGCGACGCGTCACTGCGGATCGCATGATCGTGATAACCCGCCTGCCAGATTGCACCCTGGCTCCCTCGCCGCCGGTTGATTAGAAAGCTGCTGCGCGCCTTGAAGCGCTGCACGCAGTAGCCCAGCGAATGGCCACGAAGTTGAGCCAGCCAGTGGATGTGATCCGGCATGATCACCCAGGCAAACGATGCAGTCAGGCCTTCCCGATCCATCGATCCGAGGAGCTGCATGGCAAGGTCGGCATTGGCAGGGCTATCGAAAACACGATGGCGGTTCCGGCACACCATGGTGATGGTGTAGACGTTGCCGACTATGGATCGGCGGCCGGCAAGCAGTTGAGGGCTGGGCATGAGTTCGAGAATGCCCGCCAGGATGGATGCTCGACATCGGTTCACTGCCAACGTCAGGATCAGGGATCATCTTGATGCAGCGTCCGGGGATGTGGAGTCGCCTGGGTAGAGTCGACTGTTAGTCGACTATCGCGCGAAGCGCGGGCTTTCCAGCATGGGAGAGAAGAGCAGTCGACTAACAGTCGACTCTACCCAGTCGGCTCTATCCAGTCGGCTCTACCCAGCCGGTTCTACCCCGTCGGCCCTACCTGGGCAACGCAAACGCAATTACGTAATCGCCGTTCGGGGTTTCCATGAAATGGTGGCCGCCGGCCATGATCACCACGTACTGGCGCCCGCCCTGCTCGTACACCATCGGGTTGGCCTGGCCGCCGGCAGGAAGCTTGGCGTGCCAAAGCTCCTTGCCGGTCTTCAGATCGATGGCACGCAGCAGGTCATCGGTGGCGGCGGCGATGAAGATCAGGCCGCTGGCGGTCACTACCGAACCCCCGTTGTTCGGCGTGCCGATCTCGATCGGCAGGCCGGAACGGATGCCGAACGGTCCGTTGCCGCGCGCACTGCCAAACGGACGGTCCCACAGCAGCTTGCCGGTGCGCAAGTCGATGGCACGGATACCGCCATAGGGCGGCTGCTTGCACAGCAGGCCAGTGAACGGCAGCCGCCAGCCGGCGTTGACCTGGATGGCGTAGGGCGTACCCACCTGCGGGTCGCCCGCGCCTTCGGCACCGCCCTTGTCGAACCGGACCTTCTCGCGTGGCAGCCAGCCCAGCCGGTCGGCCTCCGCGCGTGGCACCAGCCGGTTGTAGTTGGGCATGTCGTTGTAGTTGGCCACGATCACGCCGCGGCGCGTATCGATGGACACGCTGCCCCAGTCCGAGCCGCCGTTGTAGCCGGGGTACTCGATGGAATGTCGCTCGCTGCTCGGCGGCGTGTAGAACCCTTCGTAGTACGCCTTGCGGAACTGGATGCGGCAGACCAGCTGGTCAATCGGGGTGATGCCCCACATGTCACGCTCGGTCAGGTCATGTTCGCGGCGCAGCGTGTGGTACAGCGAAAACAGCTGGGTGGGAGAACGCTGCTCGGGTTCGACGCCGCCGACCGGTACCTTGCGCTCTTCGGCCGCGGTCAGCAGCTGGCCGTTGCGGCGATCGAGGATATAGAGGTCGCCCTGCTTGGTCGGCAGCAGGATCGCCGGCACCTTGCCCGCCGCCGTCGGGTAGTCGATCAGGCTGGCCTGCGACCCCAGGTCGTAGTCCCACACATCCTTGCGCACCGCCTGGAAATGCCAGGCCGGCTTGCCGGTGGCCACGTCGATCGCCACCAGCGAGGTGGAATAGCGGTTCTGGTTTTCCGTGCGCGAGCCGCTCCAGTAGTCGCCCGCGGCATTGCCCAGCGGCAGGTAGACCAGGCCCAGCGCTTCATCACCGGTGGCGGTGGTCCACATGTTGGGCGTGCCGCGCGTGTAGGTCTGCTCGCGCGGCGGCAGGCCGTTGCGCTCGGGCTGGTCCATGTCCCACGCCCAGCGCAGCTTGCCGGTGATGGCGTCGTACGCCTGGATCACGCCCGACGGCGCATCGCGGCGCTGCCCATCCAGCACCTGGTGGCCGGTCACGATCACGCCGCGCACGATGGCCGGCGGCGAGTTGATCGACACGTAACCCTGTGGCACCTCGCCCATGCCCAGGGTGATGTCGACCTGGCCGTTGTTGCCGAAGTTGGCGCAGGGGCGGCCGCTGTCCGCGTCCACCGCGATGATGCGACCGTCCAGCGTGCCTTCAATGATGCGCGCCCAGCACGCCGGACGACTGCCCGGTGCAGCGCTGCGGGTGACGCTGGGCGGCGGCTCCGGCAGGGCCAGATCGGCAGCGACATCGGCCAATGCCGCGTCAGCAAGGGTCGGCGTGCTGGGCTGCTCGTAATAGCTCACACCACGACAGGCAGCGGTATAGGGAATCGAAGCATCCTTCACCTTTGGATCGAACCGCCACAGTTCCTTGCCGCTGGCAGCATCAAGCGCGATCAGGCGGTTGCGTGCGGTGCACAGGTACAGGCGGTCGCCGATCTTCAGCGGCGTGGTTTCGGCACCCCAGCGCTTCTTCGGCATATCCCCGGTACGGAACTGCCAGGCCGGCTGCAGCGTGGCCACATTGGCCGGGGTGATCTGCTGCAGTGGCGAATAGCGGGTACCCGCATTGCTGCGGCCCCACGCCGGCCAGTCGCCCTCGGCGGGCTGGTCAGCCGGCTGCAGGCCCGTGGTATCGCGCGTAGGTTCCAGTCCGGCGCTGACCGCGCCTTCCGGGAACGGCTGATGCCCATCCACTTCACCATGCGGCGCGAAAGCCAGGCCGAAGGCGGCCACGAACACCAGCATCAGCACGCCCGCCACGCTGCGCGACAGGGGTTTTGAAACCGGCTCGCGCAGTGTCGGCGCCAGCAGCGCCAGCACGATGCCGAGCGCAGTCACCAGCCCGAGCCGCGGTACCCAGCGCCAGTAGTCGCTGCCCGATTCCCACCAGGTCCACAGCAGCGTGCCGATGAACACCAGCGCATACAGCAGCGCGCCGCTGCGGCGGTTGCCGAACAACAGGGTTCCGCTGGCCAGCAGGCCGAGCCCGGCGATGGCGTAGTACGCCGAGCCACCCAGGCTGAGCAGCCACCCACCGAGGCCACCGATGACCAGGCCGAGCACGACCAGCAGCAGTGACAGCACGGTGACGAGGGGATGCCGGGAGGCGCGGACGGGAGCAGGAGCGGACTGCGGCGTGGCGGACATCGTCGATCTCCGGGGGCAGCATGCGCCCTTATCCCACCGCCTGCGTGAAGCGCGCGCGTATGCGTGGCACCCGGATACGACGACGCCGGCGCAGGGCCGGCGTCGTCGGTACCTCAGGCTCGCGGCAGGATCACTCCTGCGCGGCGTCCTCGCTGCTGGCAGCAGCCGGTGCGCCGTCGGTCGTGGCCGGGGCGGCGGCAGCCACCTCGTCCTCGTCCTCGTCGATCGAGGCATCCATGCGCTCCACCGCCTGCAGCTTCTCGTCCTTGGAGAGGCGGATCAGGGTCACGCCCTGGGTGTTGCGGCCGACGCGGCTGATTTCCGAGCCACGCGTACGCACCAGGGTGCCACCATCGGAGATCAGCAGGACTTCGTCGCTGGAGCCCATCAGCACCGCGGCGACCAGCTTGCCATTGCGCTCGGTGGTCTGGATGCCGATCACGCCCTGGGTGCCACGGCCCTTGCGCGGATAGTCCGGCAGCGGGGTGCGCTTGCCATAGCCGTTCTCGGTTGCGGTGAGGATGTACTGAACGCTGGCGTCGTCGGCGCCGTCGATCACTGCATCGCCATTGCCGGCGGCTTCCTCGACACCGCTGTCGTCCTCGTTCTCGTCCTCGATGCCACCGGCACTTTCGGCCACGATCAGGCTGACCACTTCCTCGCCGGCCGGCATCTTGATGCCCCGCACGCCGGTGGCGGTACGGCCCATCGAGCGGACCTTGTCCTCGCCGAAGCGCACGGTCTTGCCGTTGGAAGCGAACAGCAGGATGTCGCGCTGGCCGTCGGTCAGGCCGACGCCGACCAGCGCGTCGCCCTCATCGAGGTTGATCGCGATCTTGCCGCGCGCCAGACGGAAGGCGAACTCACCCAGCGGGGTCTTCTTGACCGTACCGTTCTTGGTGGCGAAGAACACGAACTGGCCATCGGCGTAATCGCGCACCGGCAGTACGGCCTGCACGCGTTCACCCGGTTCCAGCGGGATCCAGTTGATGATCGGACGGCCGCGGGCGTTGGAGCCCGCTTCCGGCAGCTGGTAGACCGGCAGCCAGAACACCTTGCCCGAACTGGTGAAGGTCAGCAGCGTGTCATGCGTGTTGACCAGCCACAGCTGTTCGATGAAATCCTCTTCCTTGGTCGCCGCCGCACTACGGCCACGACCACCACGGCGCTGCGCGCGGTACACGCTCACCGGCTGGCGCTTCACGTAACCGGCATGCGACACGGTGACCACCACGTCTTCCGGCGCGATCAGGTCGAGGATGTCCAGGTCTTCTTCGCTGTGGCGGATCTCGGTACGACGCTCGTCGCCGAATTCGGCCTTGACACTGACCAGCTCTTCGCGGATCACCTGCAGCAGGCGGTCGGGATCTTCCAGGATGTGGATCAGCCCGGCGATCACTTCCAGCAGCTGCTTGTACTCATCGGTCAGGCGGTCCTGCTCCAGCCCGGTCAAGCGGTGCAGGCGCATTTCCAGGATCTGGGTGGCCTGGATCTCGGTCAGCTGGTAGCCGCCCTCGATCAGGCCCACGCCCTTGGGCAGGTCTTCCGGGCGCGAGGCTTCGGCGCCGGCGGCACCCAGCATCGCACCGACCAGGCCCGGCTCCCACACGCGGGCCAGCATGCGCTCGCGTGCTTCGTTCGGGTTCGGCGAGGTCTTGATCAGTTCGATCATCTCGTCGATGTTGGCCAGCGCGACGGTCAGGCCTTCCAGCACGTGGGCACGGGCGCGCGCCTTGCGCAGCTCGAACACGGTACGGCGGGTGACCACTTCGCGACGGTGGCGGACGAACGCCTCCAGCATCTGCTTGAGGTTCATCAACTGCGGGCGGCCATCGACCAGCGCCACCATGTTGATGCCGAACACCGATTCCATCTGCGTCTGCTGGTACAGGTTGTTCAGCACAACCTCGGCAGATTCACCGCGCTTGATCTCGATGTAGATGCGCATGCCGTCCTTGTCGGACTCATCGCGCAGCTCGCTGATGCCTTCGATCTTCTTTTCCTTGACCAGCTCGGCGATCTTCTCGATCAGACGCGCCTTGTTCACCTGGTAAGGAATTTCAGTGACGATGATCGATTCGCGGCCGTTGTCGGCCACTTCGATATCGGCCTTGGCACGGATGCGCACGCGGCCACGGCCGGTGCGGTAGCCGGCGACGATGCCGGCGGTGCCGTTGATGATGCCGGCGGTCGGGAAATCCGGGCCCGGGATGTACTCCATCAGGCCGTCGACGTCGATTTCCGGGTTGTCGATCAGCGCGATGCAGGCGTTGATCGATTCGCTCAGGTTGTGCGGCGGGATGTTGGTCGCCATGCCCACCGCGATACCGGCCGAACCGTTGACCAGCAGGTTCGGGAACCGGGTCGGCATGACCGTCGGCTCCAGTTCCTTTTCGTCGTAGTTGGGCTGGAAATCGACGGTTTCCTTGTCGATGTCCGCCATCAGCTCATGCGCCAGGCGCGACATGCGCGCTTCGGTGTATCGCATTGCCGCGGCGGAGTCGCCATCGATGGAGCCGAAGTTACCCTGGCCATCGACCAGCATGTAACGCAGCGAGAACGGCTGTGCCAGGCGCACCAGCGTGTCGTACACCGACTGATCGCCATGCGGGTGGTACTTACCGATGACGTCACCGACGATACGCGCCGACTTGAAGTAGGGCTTGTTGCTGTGCGCGTTGAGTTCATTCATCGCGAACAGCACGCGGCGATGCACCGGCTTGAGGCCGTCGCGCGCATCCGGGAGCGCGCGGCCCACGATCACGCTCATGGCGTAATCGAGGTAGCTCTTGCGCATCTCGTCTTCCAGGTTGACCTGGATGATTTCCTTGGCGGTTTCTGCCATTCGGGTTCCGTTGTCTGGTAGCGGTCCAGTCCGGCGCAGCCCCCTGCGGGAGGGGGTCGTGCCGGAACCTCGATTCAACCTGCGGATATTACCACAACAGGCCGTTTTCCGCCTCCCTTTACGGGTATTTTACCTGCACAAATCAGGAACTTAGGGGGTTGCTGACCCGCGGCCGGCACCACCGGGGGGCGGAGGTCACGCGGCCCCTCCCCCGCGCGTCAGCCGCCGAAGGCGGCGCGCATGTTCTCCGGGGTCGGGTTCAGGATCACGCCGCGCTCGGTCACGATGGCGTCGATCAGCTCGCCCGGCGTGACGTCGAACACCGGGTTCCAGGCAGCGATGCCCTCTGCCACCGTGCGGGTGCCGCCCACGCCGTACAGCTCGCCCGGATCGCGCTGCTCGATCTCGATCTGGCTGCCGTCCACGGTCTCCATGTCCACCGTCGAGGACGGCGCCACGACCATGAACTTCACGCCGTGATGGCGGGCGGCGATGGCCAGCTGGTAGGTCCCGATCTTGTTGGCGGTATCGCCGTTGGCGCAGATGCGGTCGGCACCGACGATCACCCACTGCACAGCGCCGGTCTTCATCAGGTGCGAGGCGGCCGAATCGGCGATCAGCGTGGCGTCAATGCCATCCTGCTGCAGCTCCCACACGGTCAGGCGCGCGCCCTGCAGCCACGGACGGGTCTCGCCAGCGAACACGCGGGCAATGCGGTGCTGGGCCATGCCGGCGCGGATCACGCCCAGCGCGGTGCCGAAGCCGGCGGTGGCCAGCGAGCCGGTGTTGCAGTGGGTCAGCACGCCGCTGCCGGCTTCGATCAGGCCTGCGCCCAGCGCGCCCATGTGGCGATTGGCGGCCAGGTCTTCCTCGGCGATGGCCTGCGCTTCGGCCTCCAGCTTCGCCTTCCAGTCAGCACCGGCGGCATTCAGGCAACGGCGCATGCGCGCCAGCGCCCAGGCCAAGTTGACGGCGGTCGGACGCGAAGCGTTCAGACGCTGCAGCGCCGGTTCCAGCTGCTGCAGCGCGTGCGCACCGTCTGCGGCCTGCACGTCACGTGCGGCCAGCACCACGCCCCAGGCGGCGGCGATGCCGATGGCCGGCGCACCGCGCACGGTCAACGCGTGGATGGCCGCAGCCACTTCGTCACTGTCATGGCAGACCACATGCTCGACCACGAACGGCAGCTTGCGCTGGTCCAGCAGTTGCAGGGCATCGCCGGTCCACAGGATCGGGCGGATATGGTCGTAACGGGCGTAGTCGATGTCGGAGGCAGTGTTCATGGGCCCATTGTAGGGCCACGCCCCCCGGGGTTGGAGCCCGCCCGGGCTCAATTCACCGAGAACTCGGCGCGGCAGCCACCGTCCACCCAGATGCCGTTGCGGTTCCAGCCCCAGGTGTTGCCTTCCTCGCACGGGGTGCTGGACAGCTGCTCGGAGACGGCGGCACCGACCGAGATGCTGGCGCCGCAGAAGCGGCGCTTCTTCGACTTCGATTCACAGGTCAGCCGGCGTGGTACGTCAACGAATCGGCCGTCCTCGTCAGCCACTTCGAAATCCCCCTGGCAACCGCGGCTGGTCCAGACTTCATTGCGCTTGTAGCCCCAGCCCTGCCCTTCGCGGCATGGCAGCGCCGACAGCTGGCGCAGCAGGCGCACTGGCGCGCCATCCAGGCGCACCGGGCAGCTCTGCGGGCGACCATTGGATTCACAACGCACCACGCGACGGACCAGGCGCTTGCCCTCGCTGGCCACCGGCGCGGCACCCGCAGCGCGGCGTGCGCGGAACTCGGCGCGGCAGCCCAGCGTGACCCACACGCCACTGCGGTCGGTGCCCCATTCGCTGCCACGGATGCAGCTGCTGTTGGAAAGCTGGCGCACCAGGTCGACGCCGTTGCTGACATCGATATCGCAATGCACCCAGCCCATATCGCGTGATTCGCAGGTCACCACTTCACCGTCGTAGCCGGCCTGCTGGGCAGATGCCGATGACGGCAGCCAGGCACCCCAGAGCGCGATGGAGTAAACCGGTGCAGCGACAACCGCAAACCACTTGACCAAAGCCTTCCCCAGCAGGAATGGATGAACTGCGTGCCAGTGTCCGGCATCTGCCGTGATAAGAGCATCATCCTGCTTACCGAAGCAAGCGCGGAATCGCGGAATTCCGTTCAGTCTTTGACGTTCAGGAACGCACGTCGCTCATGCGTGGGCAAAGTCGTAGGCCAGCACGTCGGCAATGCGCGGCGTGCGGTTCATCGCCATCAGGAGGCGATCGACCCCCACCGCCACGCCCGCGCACGCCGGCATCGATGGCAGCGCGGCCAGCAGCGCCTCGTCCAGCGCCGGCTGCACCTGGCCACGTTCATGTCGTCGCTGCAGGTCACGCTGGAAGCGCGCGCGCTGCTCGTGGGCGTCGTTCAGTTCGTGATAGCCGTTGGCCAGCTCCACCGCGCCCAGGTACAACTCGAAACGCTCGGCCAGGGGCGGTGTACCGGCACGGATGCGCGCAAGCGCCGCCTGGCTGGCCGGCCAGTCATGGACCACGGTCATCACTGTGTCATCAAACTGCGGCTGGATGCGATGGGTCATCAACAGGTCCAGCCAGTCATCGCGGGTCAAACCGACCGGATCGATGTGCACATCACCCAGCGCGGCCCGCAATGCAGCCTCATCGGCCTTGAACGGGTCAACGCCCACACGCTGCTGGAACAGCTCGCGGTAGCTCAGCACGCGCAGGGTCGCACTGCGCCCGACCAGCGCCAGCGCCTGGCCGACCAGCTCGGCGGTCTCCTGCACCAGGCGATGATGATCCCAGCCAACCCGGTACCACTCCAGCATGGTGAATTCCGGGTTGTGGCGGCCGCCCGCCTCGCCATTG includes the following:
- the gyrA gene encoding DNA gyrase subunit A: MAETAKEIIQVNLEDEMRKSYLDYAMSVIVGRALPDARDGLKPVHRRVLFAMNELNAHSNKPYFKSARIVGDVIGKYHPHGDQSVYDTLVRLAQPFSLRYMLVDGQGNFGSIDGDSAAAMRYTEARMSRLAHELMADIDKETVDFQPNYDEKELEPTVMPTRFPNLLVNGSAGIAVGMATNIPPHNLSESINACIALIDNPEIDVDGLMEYIPGPDFPTAGIINGTAGIVAGYRTGRGRVRIRAKADIEVADNGRESIIVTEIPYQVNKARLIEKIAELVKEKKIEGISELRDESDKDGMRIYIEIKRGESAEVVLNNLYQQTQMESVFGINMVALVDGRPQLMNLKQMLEAFVRHRREVVTRRTVFELRKARARAHVLEGLTVALANIDEMIELIKTSPNPNEARERMLARVWEPGLVGAMLGAAGAEASRPEDLPKGVGLIEGGYQLTEIQATQILEMRLHRLTGLEQDRLTDEYKQLLEVIAGLIHILEDPDRLLQVIREELVSVKAEFGDERRTEIRHSEEDLDILDLIAPEDVVVTVSHAGYVKRQPVSVYRAQRRGGRGRSAAATKEEDFIEQLWLVNTHDTLLTFTSSGKVFWLPVYQLPEAGSNARGRPIINWIPLEPGERVQAVLPVRDYADGQFVFFATKNGTVKKTPLGEFAFRLARGKIAINLDEGDALVGVGLTDGQRDILLFASNGKTVRFGEDKVRSMGRTATGVRGIKMPAGEEVVSLIVAESAGGIEDENEDDSGVEEAAGNGDAVIDGADDASVQYILTATENGYGKRTPLPDYPRKGRGTQGVIGIQTTERNGKLVAAVLMGSSDEVLLISDGGTLVRTRGSEISRVGRNTQGVTLIRLSKDEKLQAVERMDASIDEDEDEVAAAAPATTDGAPAAASSEDAAQE
- the mtnA gene encoding S-methyl-5-thioribose-1-phosphate isomerase codes for the protein MNTASDIDYARYDHIRPILWTGDALQLLDQRKLPFVVEHVVCHDSDEVAAAIHALTVRGAPAIGIAAAWGVVLAARDVQAADGAHALQQLEPALQRLNASRPTAVNLAWALARMRRCLNAAGADWKAKLEAEAQAIAEEDLAANRHMGALGAGLIEAGSGVLTHCNTGSLATAGFGTALGVIRAGMAQHRIARVFAGETRPWLQGARLTVWELQQDGIDATLIADSAASHLMKTGAVQWVIVGADRICANGDTANKIGTYQLAIAARHHGVKFMVVAPSSTVDMETVDGSQIEIEQRDPGELYGVGGTRTVAEGIAAWNPVFDVTPGELIDAIVTERGVILNPTPENMRAAFGG
- a CDS encoding DUF3011 domain-containing protein, whose protein sequence is MVKWFAVVAAPVYSIALWGAWLPSSASAQQAGYDGEVVTCESRDMGWVHCDIDVSNGVDLVRQLSNSSCIRGSEWGTDRSGVWVTLGCRAEFRARRAAGAAPVASEGKRLVRRVVRCESNGRPQSCPVRLDGAPVRLLRQLSALPCREGQGWGYKRNEVWTSRGCQGDFEVADEDGRFVDVPRRLTCESKSKKRRFCGASISVGAAVSEQLSSTPCEEGNTWGWNRNGIWVDGGCRAEFSVN
- a CDS encoding REP-associated tyrosine transposase, encoding MPSPQLLAGRRSIVGNVYTITMVCRNRHRVFDSPANADLAMQLLGSMDREGLTASFAWVIMPDHIHWLAQLRGHSLGYCVQRFKARSSFLINRRRGSQGAIWQAGYHDHAIRSDASLHRHACYILANPVRAGLAAQIGDHPYGWCRWPLSELESAGERAW
- the epmA gene encoding EF-P lysine aminoacylase EpmA — encoded protein: MSEALLRALQQRAALNALVRRFFAERDVLEVETPILSVAGNTEPNIDSFHTDFTGHVDAGGRRRWLRTSPEYPLKRLLAAGVGDCYELGRVFRNGEAGGRHNPEFTMLEWYRVGWDHHRLVQETAELVGQALALVGRSATLRVLSYRELFQQRVGVDPFKADEAALRAALGDVHIDPVGLTRDDWLDLLMTHRIQPQFDDTVMTVVHDWPASQAALARIRAGTPPLAERFELYLGAVELANGYHELNDAHEQRARFQRDLQRRHERGQVQPALDEALLAALPSMPACAGVAVGVDRLLMAMNRTPRIADVLAYDFAHA
- a CDS encoding DUF3037 domain-containing protein, which gives rise to MPTLHTYDYAVIRVVPRVEREEFINVGVIVSCPGARHLEAAIEIDPARLRAFAPALDQEALQPWLDAIVAICRGDASAGPIAQLPARARFHFLTAKRSSIVQMSSTHVGRTADPAGVVEHLMTKMVRVPAPNA
- a CDS encoding membrane-bound PQQ-dependent dehydrogenase, glucose/quinate/shikimate family, with protein sequence MSATPQSAPAPVRASRHPLVTVLSLLLVVLGLVIGGLGGWLLSLGGSAYYAIAGLGLLASGTLLFGNRRSGALLYALVFIGTLLWTWWESGSDYWRWVPRLGLVTALGIVLALLAPTLREPVSKPLSRSVAGVLMLVFVAAFGLAFAPHGEVDGHQPFPEGAVSAGLEPTRDTTGLQPADQPAEGDWPAWGRSNAGTRYSPLQQITPANVATLQPAWQFRTGDMPKKRWGAETTPLKIGDRLYLCTARNRLIALDAASGKELWRFDPKVKDASIPYTAACRGVSYYEQPSTPTLADAALADVAADLALPEPPPSVTRSAAPGSRPACWARIIEGTLDGRIIAVDADSGRPCANFGNNGQVDITLGMGEVPQGYVSINSPPAIVRGVIVTGHQVLDGQRRDAPSGVIQAYDAITGKLRWAWDMDQPERNGLPPREQTYTRGTPNMWTTATGDEALGLVYLPLGNAAGDYWSGSRTENQNRYSTSLVAIDVATGKPAWHFQAVRKDVWDYDLGSQASLIDYPTAAGKVPAILLPTKQGDLYILDRRNGQLLTAAEERKVPVGGVEPEQRSPTQLFSLYHTLRREHDLTERDMWGITPIDQLVCRIQFRKAYYEGFYTPPSSERHSIEYPGYNGGSDWGSVSIDTRRGVIVANYNDMPNYNRLVPRAEADRLGWLPREKVRFDKGGAEGAGDPQVGTPYAIQVNAGWRLPFTGLLCKQPPYGGIRAIDLRTGKLLWDRPFGSARGNGPFGIRSGLPIEIGTPNNGGSVVTASGLIFIAAATDDLLRAIDLKTGKELWHAKLPAGGQANPMVYEQGGRQYVVIMAGGHHFMETPNGDYVIAFALPR